One part of the Anopheles coustani chromosome 2, idAnoCousDA_361_x.2, whole genome shotgun sequence genome encodes these proteins:
- the LOC131265453 gene encoding uncharacterized protein LOC131265453, whose product MSKSLVKKAFMLADSPIVKTKTDANTTKRKASALDLIPRHQKLVELVGKKGSKTERDLIRHREKLTVTDVRAQIANRRDHTEDNVQKLLMFGTSTLDAETRKKIIKRARTGRYVTRVKVSKKGKKNDSSTHNADLDGGEPDDDAPEKTVFTDEDFANFAKELEKSGLLME is encoded by the exons ATGTCGAAATCGTTGGTGAAAAAAGCCTTTATGTTGGCAGACAGCCCAATAGTGAAAACCAAAACAGATG CAAACACCACCAAACGGAAAGCAAGTGCACTCGACCTAATACCCCGGCATCAGAAGCTGGTCGAGCTGGTCGGCAAGAAGGGAAGCAAAACGGAGCGGGATCTGATTCGGCACCGGGAGAAGCTCACCGTCACCGACGTCCGGGCACAGATCGCTAACCGGCGGGACCACACGGAGGACAACGTTCAGAAGCTGCTCATGTTCGGTACCTCCACACTGGACGCGGAAACACGCAAAAAG ATCATCAAACGAGCTCGGACTGGAAGGTACGTGACGAGGGTAAAAGTGAgcaagaaaggaaagaaaaacgactcTTCCACACACAACGCCGACTTGGATGGTGGCGAACCGGACGACGACGCACCGGAGAAGACGGTGTTTACGGATGAAGATTTCGCCAACTTTGCGAAGGAGCTAGAAAAGAGTGGATTGTTGATGGAATAA
- the LOC131261963 gene encoding protein tilB — MVRITEQLLRKRSEHNELIIGTLEELSLHQEDIERIEHIGNWCRELKILLLQSNLIPRLENLHRLKKLEYLNVALNNIERIENLEPLESLRKLDLTLNFIGELTGVESLRGNYNLRELFLTGNPCTDYPGYREYVITVLPQLEHLDGKEVTRSERLRAAKDFRLLRERIVQHEAQQKIDRDEQKVRVRQCLEEQEQQRDAYADDEKRTSEFWQQKSDHCPETRIQMAKFSRRAGKDRPGGGSCMEKPVERKPRRLFADCGRPYNLNEPRLGFEFRDEPDRYELDLHLYRFLDTSLVEVDAQPNYVRVTIKGKVFQLALRQDIQTDSSSCQRSMTTGHMLVVMPKLNPERIIVPLATNSKATGKQPPSEGLRGTVNIRGICSVDATKATDLDEIPDLI, encoded by the exons ATGGTTCGAA TCACCGAACAACTGCTTCGAAAACGATCCGAACACAACGAGCTCATTATCGGTACACTGGAAGAACTTTCGCTGCACCAAGAGGACATCGAACGTATCGAACACATTGGAAACTGGTGCCGGGAGTTGAAGATACTCTTGCTGCAATCGAATCTAATCCCCCGTCTGGAGAACCTCCACCGACTGAAGAAGCTCGAGTACCTCAATGTGGCTCTCAACAACATCGAGCGGATCGAAAACCTGGAACCGCTCGAGTCCCTCCGGAAACTCGACCTAACGCTCAACTTCATCGGCGAGCTAACGGGTGTGGAAAGTTTGCGTGGGAACTACAACCTACGGGAGTTATTCCTCACTGGGAACCCTTGCACGGACTATCCTGGCTACCGGGAATACGTCATAACGGTTCTTCCGCAGCTGGAACACCTCGATGGGAAGGAAGTAACGCGTAGCGAGCGACTACGGGCGGCCAAAGACTTCCGGTTGCTGCGGGAAAGAATCGTTCAGCACGAGGCACAACAGAAGATCGATCGGGATGAGCAAAAGGTTCGTGTGCGCCAGTGCTTGGAGGAGCAGGAGCAACAAAGGGACGCGTACGCCGACGATGAGAAGCGGACGAGCGAATTTTGGCAGCAAAAAAGTGACCACTGTCCGGAGACGCGCATACAGATGGCAAAGTTTTCTCGACGCGCCGGAAAAGATCGACCCGGGGGAGGGTCGTGCATGGAGAAGCCGGTTGAGAGGAAGCCTCGAAGATTATTTGCCGACTGTGGAAGACCCTATAATTTGAACGAGCCCCGGTTGGGCTTCGAGTTCCGGGATGAACCGGATCGGTACGAGTTGGACCTGCATCTGTACCGGTTTCTCGATACGTCCCTCGTCGAGGTCGATGCACAACCGAACTATGTTCGAGTAACGATCAAGGGGAAAGTGTTCCAGCTCGCTCTCAGGCAGGATATTCAAACGGACAGTTCCAGTTGTCAGCGATCGATGACCACCGGGCACATGCTGGTGGTGATGCCGAAGCTCAATCCGGAACGGATCATCGTTCCACTGGCGACGAACAGCAAAGCTACCGGAAAACAACCTCCATCGGAAGGATTGCGTGGAACCGTAAACATCCGTGGCATTTGTAGCGTTGATGCGACGAAAGCTACGGATCTTGATGAAATTCCAGACTTGATTTGA